ACCCCCGCGTGTCTCCTACGCTGTCACGAGAAGCTACCGTAAGAGGCGAAAATCGCAGCTGATCGTAACTCCCAGGCAATGTTGATCCCTAGTCGTATCTGTACTCTCTCTCTGGTCTCCACTGCCGCTGGCGTATTCCGCACAACTGGCTTCATTGAGAACATTTACAACCGCGCGAACCTACTCATCCCCAAGTCTATCGATTCCCAAATCGAGAGTGTAAAAAAGAACTTGTATACTGAATCCTGGCTGAATAGCACCGACACGCTTGAGCCCGTTGTCCAATCCTTCCCCACAAATGGTGACCGTTTTGGAGCAAACGAGCTCTGGAAACGGCAACACCCAGAATACTTCGCCAAGCCCGGCTTTATTTGCCAACTCATCGCTGCGGGGTGGCACAACAAAACCCCCGAGCAGCTGCAGCAAATCGCAAAGGAGGTGGGTAAGAAGCGCATCATGGTCGTTCACGGAACAAAAGATCAGATGATCACATTTCCACACGGTGTAGTGCTATGGAGAGGGCTAGAAAAGGGCCAAGGCAAGACGGGAACAGAGAACTGGCTCGGCATCGAGGATGAGGAGGACGTCTGGCAGGAGGGCGAGGTTGAAAAGCATTTCGTCAAGGGCCAGGGCCACGTTCTGCCTGCGGAGATGAGGGAGGAGTTTCAAGGTTGGGTAGAGAGGCTCATCGAGAGGGGGCTGAAGTTGAATCAAGAGGAAGCCATCTAAGGGAAGACAGACACCGGAAAGAGACGTGAAGGCACCTTTAAGATATTCGAAACACAGATAGTTATAGACAAGTATATATCACACAAAGTACGATCCTTGTACACAAGCGGGATACAAATCAAAGAAAGCACCAACTAAAGCCATCATACTTTCAATGCCACCTCTCCAGAGCTACAAATTGCACAAAAAACTGCACAACAGCTCAATCCAACCTCCTCAAATCTCCACTTCGATCGCATGCCCAGATTTCAAGATACAACGCACGATCCCATGTGCTCGAGCCTTCTGAAGTACAACGCCTGCATCAACAGTCACATGGATGGTCCTGCGGGCATGCATCGCGTAGAGCTTCCGTGGATCGGAGTTCCCAGGATCTTCCCGTCAGCCGGCAACTAGCTCGTCATGTGGATGGGAACAACGACAGCCAAAACGATACGAACGCGTTTCTTCAGTAGCAGGGTAAGGGCGGTGCAATAGAAACAAGGACAGGACCAAGAGAGATGAATATCGAGATATCGGGAGTCACGCTGCAAGTACGGTACCCTGAGGGTTAGGGAAGTAAGGGATCGGATTGGATTGGAGCAGGGAGTTTGGCATGGAAATGGATTGTGAGTTTCGGTCTCGGTGGTAGTGCTTTATATAAAATGCGAATATTGCTGCTCTGACGACTTGGCAAACATGGTGGGGATACTGCGATGCGGAAAGCGTGTCGAGAAGGGGGCGTAGGGGTTGTAGGAATATACGAGATGAGATGAAGCAGTAGTGTTTGAGATCAGCGTCACGTTCTAATATCTGAATAGAAGAGATGTTGTGCAGCTAGAGATATATTATGGTGTGTGAAATTGGTACAACGCCCAACTCTCCCAATTAAGAGGCTATCGTGTATTTGCACCACGTCGCCAACCACCATATGACGCACTCTCAGTGTATCGCCAGGTACTCCACTCCGCTGTCTACCACTCCTTTTTTCTTCCACGCCATGACTTCTCTACGCGATTTGCTCAGACGAAAGTCGAGTTGGGAGCCGCTGTGCTTATCGGCCTCGGGCCCCAGGGAACCCCCCAGTGGGCGGCGGGCCGTCCGGACCACCACCGACACAAGGATTCGCAACGCTGCCGCCCTCCCTAAAGCTAACCGCCGCCCGGGGTATCGTGACATCACTAGGATCGATACCGATGGTGACACAAGCAAACAACCCCTCCTCGACGCTGTCGCCGAGGTAGACGTAGTTGAGCGCAGGGTCAAAATTAGCTGCTTCATGCGCGAAGAAGCCGTCGTCGGTGTTGAGCAGGAGTTCTTGCGTGTTGGAGAAGTAGGGCTCGACAGATTCGGCGGCGGTGATGAGCTGCTGGTCGAAGAAGAGCTCGCCTACGTGCGAGATGTGACCGCCGGTAAGAGTGGCATTTTTGGCGTTGATGGTTGAGTCGATGTGCGCGAGGACTGTTGAACATTCAGTAAGTGTGTTTCGAAAAGCGGAGATTAAAAGGCATAGCATACCGTAGATGTGCATAGTGCAGCCAGTGTAGTGGCCCGGAAAAGCCGTGTCGAACTGCAGAATGCCGTTCTCGTTGCTAAACTAGATGCCGCAAAACATAGTGTTGTTAATGTTGCTGACATCGGCCTGGTTACCATTGCCACCAGCCACCACACCGCCATAGACACCGGTACTGTTGCAGTGCCAGGCCTCGAGCGCGGCCTGTGGAACCGGCTCGCAGGTCCTGGTATCGATGACCTGAACATCGAAAGTCAACGGTACACCAGGGTTGCCGTCAGTGATGTCCTGGCGAACGTACTTCCCAGATACCCCTAGATGAACAATCTGATCTACTTCGCCGAATCTTGTAGTGGTAGGGCCCAAGGCGCCAGCGGTGCAGTCCGAAACAAGTTCTTGTGCCTGACTTCTGAGCCGGCAATGCGCGACGATCCTGGAAACGTCGTTTCTGTAACCTTGCATTATCACAGGCGGCCGAGTGCTAGATTGAATTGCCACAGCCAATCTTCTCCGCGACTTTGATTGGCTGCGCAGTGTCGTGGACTTCCTGATCAGGAAAGAAGCCTCCGCCGAATCGCCTTTTGGACAAGCTGTCATTGGCAGATGCTTTTGCAACTTTTGTCATCAACACAGAGGGCGCATCGTCAGCTCGAAAATTAAACGGCCGCGTTTAAGCTTGGCGAATGCTTCATGCTAGTGTCAACTCCGGTGATTTGAGAGATGTTTTGAGCCATTCTCCAAGTCAGGCTGGCCGAGGTCAGGGCCTGGGTAGCAACGGAGTGGAATGTGGAGTGAAGAGGCCGGACGTCTTTGGAAGTGGTGCACACTTCATCTGTGCTGGACTACATCTGGACTTCTTTGCAATGTTTGCGCGGAACCGGAACTTGCTTCTGCGTTTTGACGTACGGTGATCCTATCGTATAACGGGCCATATCAGACGTGGTACGGACTGTACCTTACTCGACGGCATGGAAACATGAAGCAGAGACCCGCGAGTGCAACTTGAACTTGTTGCTGGGGATCCAGCGGTTTGAGCAGTCTATGAAGTGGGTCCGATAATACTGGCCGGCGAGGCCATGGAACCTGTGCCCTGGTAATGCACATCGGCTCACTAGGGCTGCAGGTCCTGTCTCACGGCAGGAACGCGAGCATCGTAAGCTTCTGTTGACCCGCCCTGTATGGTGCTCGGCAAGTAATCTGCAGTGCGCTGTATAATACCGTTGGACACCTGCTGAGACGTAGCCATCCAACGGAAGATTACGAGCACGGCCGGATGTATGCACGGCCCAAGGGCAGATGACGTTGGGAGCACGTGTAGCTGCGTGGTGCCCCAATGGATGAGGGGGTATGAGGAGTACCGAGTTCAGTTGTTGCAGGGGTAAACGTGTGCAGCTTCTGTCCCTCCCTACCTCTGAGTGCTTATATCAGCCTCACAACTCTCAGATTGCTGAACGAGAGCATCCAGGCGCAGACAGACGTAGCCAAGAAATTGAGTGGTAAGAGACTTTGCGACCCACAAGCATTGTCGCTCTGAATTTTGTCAGTTTACACCAAAAGCCTTTAGGGAGCTTGCATATCTGACACTCACCGCAATTGCCTCCTCTCCACGCCACCTCGTACCTCGACCTCTTCGGTCCGAGCCTTGGCGTTGTGGGTTAGACAGCGTACCCAACTCATTTATAAAGCCGCCTGCTGTGCCGTTCACCGAGGATGTGGTTTGTAGTGATTCTGGTGGACAACGGTGATGTTCAATATCGTACACTGGCGACTTGCGAGTGGTCCGTGAGATAATAAGATGCAAGCTTTCTAGTCACACATATGTTGCCCTTATTTGATGCCATGCTCGGCTCTGCTGACGTCCACATCTGCATACTCTCGTTAGTGTCGCGGTTAGCATGACGTCGGGTCAGAGAAAGCTGCGAGACAAAGTGAAAACACGCAAAACCGCAGATTCGATAATGTAGGACGATGGATGCTTTTGTCGTGGTATCGAAATCGTGACCGTAATCTACCGCAAGCCGTTGACGCCAAACTCCGTGAGATGCTCTCGCTCGATCCATTCCGGCTCTCTCGACAAATCACGCGTCGACATCCATAGCCTCGGTGCCGCCACCGACCTTCCGCGccagcttcttcttgctcttctgcTTGGGCAGCGTCTCCTCGAGGTCGCTGTCGAGCTCGCTCTCGTCCATCTCGATCTCCTTCCGCCTCTTGTCGACCTTTGCCTTGACGGCCGCGACGTCGACGACCTCATCCTTCTCCTCGAGCGCCTGGGCAGCAAAGCGCTCGCTCGGCGGCAGCAGGTGCTGGTTCTCCTCGACGAGCTTGCGGTCCTCCTCGCGCTGGCGCTGCTTGTTGCCGCGCATGCGGGCCTTGTAGAAGGCGCGCTCACGTCTCGCGCGGATCTCGGTGACACGCGACATGGCCTTGAGCGTGGTCTGGACGAGGTCGCGGTTGTAGCGCACGGGGATGTTGCGGCGCTGGGCGAAGGCGAGGGTGCTGTCGACCGTCATTTCCTTGCCGTGGGCGCGGCGGAACGACTTGGTCCAGGCCAGCTTGCGCGGGTTTCGCTTCATCTTGAAGTTCTTGTGGCATTTGGACTTGCAGAAGCGGAAAGCCTTTGCATCGTTGCGCACTGAAGCGGTTAGTCTTTTTTCGTGCATGAGGTTGTGGTCAGTCCTACCAAATGTGATGCCCTTGGACGGGTACACGGGCGACGAACAGAAGTAGCACGTCTCGATTCTCATGGTGCCGGCGGGTGTCGCTTGTCGGCGCTTCCTGCTTCCTGCTTCCGGGTGTTGAGGGTTGGAGAAGTTCGAGATGCGGGCGCCGCGAACAAATTCTAGCGGGTCGGAGGGCGGCCAAGACTTCTGCACGGCCCGCCCGCACCGCTGGCCAATCAGGGAGCAGCGACCGCCGCGACTCCCTCAGTCTTTTGCCTGTCGCCATCGACGAGCGCATCTGCAATCTGCCGCCGTCCCCCCACAGCATCCATCACGTTCGTCATCTCCACGTCGTCGCCTTCTCCGACTGTCGCCTCCCCCATCCGTCTTCCTACACACGCCTCACCATGTCCATCTGGCTATGGGGCCTCGGGCTGGGCGCGGGAGCCTTTTTCGTACGcctctccaccaccaccctccAGCCACCATGACACCTGACACCTGACACCTGACACCATGACTAACACGCCCAGGGTCGCGCTGCGCTCGTCGCGATACGCAAGAACGGCGTCGGCGGTTCCGCGCTCGGACGCAGCTTCTACAAGGGCGGCTTTGAGCCCAAGATGACACGGCGAGAAGCCGCCTTGATCCTCGAAATGCCGTACGTCTGGCCCAAGTCCTGAGCATGACGACCGGACAGCCCACTGACAGCAACAGCGAACGCGGCATCACAAAAGACCTCCTGCGCAAGAAGCACCGCTCGCTCATGCTGCTCAACCACCCCGATCGCGGCGGCTCTCCCTACCTGGCCACCAAGGTCAACGAGGCCAAGGAGATGCTCGAGAAGGAGGTCAAATAGGCGGACCGAGGTTCGGTACAAGGCGCGAGACGACGAGAAAGAAGAAATGTATAAAGAGGTGTACGATATGATGGCCCGATTACATTGCATGAGCATGGCGTTTGTTGGGATTGTACAAGGTGTTTGAAGATTGGGACGACCGAATGTCCAAGAGAGATGGGAGAGCAGCATTGGTGTTGCTTGATACGACtagatctagtaatatccACTACTCCTTTCTACACACATCTCTGCTTCTGCCTCTAAACTTATATCCGGGCGTTGACCGCTTCCTCAACGGCTCACAACCTCTTCCGAAGAAACGAAGAGCGGAATCCATGTTAGCCTCTCGGTGCTTGCTGAGCTGCGACTGAAAAGCCTTGGTCGTCGTCCCACATCCTTTCCATTCCCACTACTCTCAGACTCTCCTCCCAGACCTCAAACCCCGAGCATCCATTCAAAAAAAAATCTTCTCGCTCAAAACATCACACACCCCAAGGTCAGACAAATCTCAAACCAGAGAGCACGTCCACAACCCATGCATCGAATTATTGATTACTGACTTGATGGTAATTAGGCATTGCGCTAGGTTTGGCCAATCGTAAGCTCAGTCGCAGAATGGGGGGAGAACTGCGTTTACTCCATAGTGCTGTAACACTGCCCTTGGATGCAAAAGACCGAGCGCGAGTACACTGTTCATCTTAaccagagagagagagagagagagagtgcGATACTAACAGCTCCAAGACGACCTGAATCTTTTCAGATGTCGGCGAACCGTTAAAAGCCCGTTAGCAGCAGTGCTTGAAGACTCTCTACTGAGATGGTAGCCTGGCTCGTACACAGGATGAAAGCCACTGGATCCATGTGCATCGAGCAGCGGGCATCGCACTCCAATGATCCAGATGCCCTCATGTGCTTGCTTTGGACTTGTCGATTCACTATATCTAGCTATGTACAGGAAAATAGATTACTCAATTACCGTCGTCGCGGAGGCTGGGGCTTTCTACTGCTATTGAACATCTGTGCAGATCTCTCGCCTGAAGCGTCCTTGCCCTCTCACCTACCCTCGCACGACGAACTACACCGCACGCGACCCATGTCACGTTGGAAGAAAAATAAACAGGCCGTTACACTACGCTGCTCTCTGCGCTTGAGTGCCTGTCATCTCAGCGTGCAGTTCCTCTTCGCCTCTCTGCTGTCTTGAGGGCAGAAGTGAGCGTTCTATGTGGCTTTACAGCGTGTTTCAGCGGCGTGTGCACGCCGGTGCGGTGCGTGTTGGATAGAGCTGTGGGGTCTAGAGATGTACACGGAGGATCTGCGGTATGTAGTTTGTGGATACGTGGCGTAAGGGGACGTGTCGGTATAGGCAGGTTACCTCACGTAGGAAAGAGGTGCGGTTCTCTGTTTGTCCTCGCTCAAGGCTCTCTTCTGCTTTTCGGAGAACGTGGTGGCGCGTTGATGTATCGAGGGGTGTGTAGCTTGATGCACAGTGAAGTGTATATTAGCGTGGAAGACTCGCAGAAGAAGAGCGTAGAGTTGTGGTAACGTGATAGATTGGATATGGAAGAATCAAGCTGTTGACAAGGGATTAGGTTGGAGAGTGGGAAACGCAGATATCTCTTCTTGGTTGCTAGGAGTTGTATGCATGTATACACAATAAACTTTTGTTGTTCTAGAAGCTTACGAAAGAGGAAAACGCTGGGATACTACAACCTTAAAACGTAACAATCTACAGGAAAGCGCACTAAAGACAATAGCATAGACACGCAGAAACCTCAACCTTACAACTCCACCATTTCCTGAACCTACTATACCCTTGGCAACGGATGAGAGCACGCagagtgtgtgtgtgtgtgtgtgtgttaCTGCGCTGCGCTAGCGCTTCGCGAAGAGCTGGGAGCTGCTGTTGTCGATGTTTCGATACTGGCGCGACTCCCTAGTTAGATGACTTTTCAACACGAATGCACATGCAGAGCGCAGTCTTCAGGGACGTGGCAAGGCAACTGCGCAGTTTAGAGTGCAAGGTCGAAGACTACAGCCTAGATCTGCCGGGCGTGAACAACGATGCAAGACAAGGTTTGGTTATACGATTGGCTTGAAGCTTCCCATATGAAGGCGACCGAACGGTTATTTTGCGTGTACAAGATAAGATGGCTGTGGACGCGTAAGCCCACCTTGACACGAACGGTCGAAGACGACTACAAGGCGTTGCGGGAGGCGGCTAAGTTGCCGTTCTAGCTGCGGCTACGAACTCGGTATCAACAAGATACCACCGAGCAATAGTGTCAGCCCGAACGAATACCTCCTTTGAGGAATTATGACGTGGGCTCAGCATCAGCGCCGATTGACATTGTGTTTGCGGTCGTGCAATAATCTATTGACTGCAGTCATCTCCGCAATCACCTATTATGGAACGAAGTGCTACAACTGTGTTTCGTAAGGCTGCGCGGTGTCGAGACGAACGGAATGTTCGCCTCTGCCGCGCTCCCTTCCTGGCGGCGTAGGTTTTGGTCCCAGACGCCTGGGCCGGGGAATGTGGGAGGTGGATTCAAGAATGGAAGCTCTATCGAGCTGCAGCTGCATGCGGACAGCTGCAGCTCGCTATTCGATGGGGAAGCGTTGCTGTCGTACCGTGTCTGCTGTTGAATTCCATGTTGCGCGAATCAATACGGGCTGGCGGCCTGTTATGACTCAGCTTCATAGCATTTTGGATCTATTTCTGTAACAGGAAATAAAGTCTGGGCTTGCAGGGACGTTACGTGCGGCGGTCGTTGGCGCGTACTGATGGCGCAGCGAAGGAAACCTTGACGTGCCGATGGTGTATCGATAGCACCTATCGGATTCAGATTGAACGCATTTGAGCAGCGCCACCAGACCTTGTAGGACAAGCAGCCGCAAGGCACGTTTTCGGAAGAGACATGGTGTCTTGGGAGCTGCGTGGCGTCCGTCCTGTGAAACCCGCTCCTTTTCGAAGTCTACGAACGCTTCAGCTCGTTTGCGCCTGCTGTGACATTAAGTGGTTCGCGTCGTGGGGACGGACGGGTAGCCGCAGGAACCAAGCGTGGTTTCGCCTCCCCACAAGCTAACTATTGGTGTTCGCCCGCTGGTTGTTTGCAGAAGAACATGACGTACCTCAACACATTGCTTTTTCTGGGTGCACAGCAGCATTTGGGCTGTGGAAAGACGCGGAAAGGTAATCCGTAACTAAGATGGAACAATTGTACCTGTGCGACCAACGAGGGAAATGTAACAATCGCACGGAATCTTAGCTATGCCAGAGCTGAGCCTGGGCCAACCTACACAAACGCAGTCTGAATCGATGTACGTGGTGGCGGCGTATCGGAATAAACTGTAATGCAGCAACGTTGAAGGTTCTGCTTGTTGTTCAGGTGGCTCCTACGATCGCCAGAAACGAAACCGAGCTTGCGTGCGAGTGAAGTTATCCCTGCTGATCACATTTAAGCTGATACGACGAGTGCTCGCACGGATGCCCCAAGAGAAGGATCGCTTGTCGACAGCTCGCATGAGGCAGGAGCATGGTAAAATCACCAATGTGAGCTTGTCAAGGGTCGTTGTGATGATGGGCAGGGCCTTGGTACAACGTTGCGGTTGTAACATGCTCAAGCCGTACTGTCTAGTTGCAAACAAATCCACCGGGTAATGCTTGAGTGTTGTACCGGCTGCGCAGTGCAGCATCCTAATCAAACGGCCCGAAGGTGGCTGTGAGAGAACTTGTGCCCATCAAGTTGGGCTTCACGACCGTGTGGTAGGGCCGTGGTGTATGCTTTGACCCTATGCAGGCCCGTCATGGAACATGGGCGGACTGGCTCCCACGGCCTCTTTCCAGTCGCCAGGTGGAAGGCGACAGCTCACAAGAGACTCCACGTGTGGACAGGGTTGCCTGTGCAAGTtatgtctagtttaagaCGAACCCCTGCTCGCTTCCACTGGAGCGGGCAGCCGCTGTAGATTGCAGTAGCGTCGCCGAGTAAAGACAGCGAGAGCATAGGCGAGCATCCACCCTCCCGACTCCCCGCAAGGCCAAAGTTCACGATGGCAATTTCGAAAGTTTTTCCATGGAAAAATCCGTCGAGCTGTCAGGCTGGAGTTCGGTGCAGGAACAACGGTGGCAGCGATACAGCAATGATGCTAGCAAAAAGAACAATCTCCGATGGCGTGTGCAATCAGCCGAGGGCAGAAGAGCGTGTAGGAAGGGCTGCCTGTAACAAGGTGCGTCAGAGCGCAACATCCCTCACTTTGGTAAGTGAGCGTATGTCCGTCTCGTCTCGGTCCCTGGCATTGTGCAAACAGGACATTCGCGTGGGCAAGCGGTGCTGGAGTGCGTCGCTCTGCAGAGGCGTGCTGCACTGTGAGTCGAATGGAAGGTTCGGCGTCGACTCTGAGCTTCTGCATCGATGCGACGCCGTGACGATGAGAGATTTGCAACTGACAATCAAGTGTCTCAGTCTGAATCTTGTGCAGTAGTGCACCCCTGCTGATATCTGGTCGGCAAGGGATAAAGCCAACGGCAAGGATGGGACTGCGGGCCAATCAACGGCGAAGGCTGCATGGGCATTAGATCATTGGCGGCGGAACATGAGCCGGCACGTAAATTGTAGGAGGTTGGATGCGCGGAGCATCCGCTCAACGAGGAACTGACATGTCATTGTCCCCCGCTCCAGCAGCCAGAACCTGTCGACGACACGGCTGGCGAAGACAGCAAGGGAAGGACAGTGTGGGGGAAAATGAATGCAGCGACGTGTAGAATTTTGGACAGCGCACAGGCGGTTGGTTGTGCGTGAAACCGGGAGCGTGCAGATAGCCTGGCAGGTGCAGGAGAATCGAATCGCAGCAAACGGGCGCGCGCGGAAGCTTGCATGGCATCCGCGATGCGACGGCAGGGCGACTGCGGCCACGTCTGAAGGAGGCCGGCGGCGGCCTCACTGAGCACAAGTGGGCAGTCGAGGCGAGGGAACAGAGACTCCTGGCGACGCATCTCAGACGCAGTGTTTGATGCGTTGAAACCGTGTCGCCGCTTGCTTGGGGAGGCCAAGGTAGCCAGGTAGCCAGGTAGCCAGGTAGCGAGTGACATGTGCGACGCTGCGACAGGCCAGTTTCTAGCCGTCTTCCAGAAGCAACGAGGCAAGCGAGAGCGCACAGTAGTGGCTACCTACGTACCGCGGCTCCACCCACGGGGCGGGCCAACGCTCTCAGTCCGGCAGTCGGCGCTGCTGCTCGCAGTGGAATTGCGGATTGCATCGTCTGGTAGCGCCGTGCCGTGCAGTGCCGTGCAGTGCCGTGCAGTGCCGTGCAGTGTGCAGTTTGTGCTGTGCGCTGCCCGTGGTTGTGGGTGCAGCCTGCGGTGCGGTGGGGCACGGACGACCGGACGCGAGAGGAAGGCGCGACCgggagcagcagcaacgGCGAGAGGAAGGCGCGACcgggagcagcagcagcagcaacggcAAGAGGGCTCCCACGTGGAAAGCAGCCGCCAGCGCCAGGAGTTGCAGTGTTGAGGCTGTCTGGCGAGGGGCAGTGTGCAGCGCGCAGTGTGCAGCGCGCCTGTCAAGCTGCTGTCCTGCGAGTTGGATGTTCCACTGTGGATACACGGCCACCGTCCATGTACTATGTACCGCAGCCACCCAGCCGCCTGGGAGGGTTGGCTCAGTGAACATGGACGGTGGACGGCGTGCGAGGCGCTGTGGGCCCATCGGGGAACGAGTCCCGCGCCTTGTGAGGCGTCCCTGGCCTTCTGGCGATGCTTCTGGCGCGGAGCCAAGAGGACGCGGCACGGCgggcagacgcagacgcagacgcagacgcagacgacTCAGTACGGTAGCGACTCAGCAACGACTCGTGTTGACGGGAAGAGGTGCGAGCACTGCGTTGGGAGTGTGTTGGGTGGCGAGGCAGCGTTGTGGCGCAGACAGCCCAGCCTGACAGCCTGACAACCTGACGACACACCAACACGCTCACACTCACACACTTACCACTTACACACTCGAccgttgtcgtcgttgtcgttgtcatcgtcgtcgtcgtcgtcgtcgtcgtggaTGACGGCGCCTTTGCGCGCAGGCCGCCGTTGGTCGCCCCCTGTCTGGCCTCCTGCAGGTACGGGCGTAGCGCGGTGGTGGCGTGCAGGGGATGGCCACAACCGTGGATGCAGCTCCTCGCTGCTCCGCAGATCATCCTGGCTCCCTGTCCCTGTCTGACTCCCTTCCCTGTCAGGGCCACGGCCGCACATAATTTCTGCCAGATGCAGGCCCGAGTTGGCGACAGGGAGCTAGTTGAAACAGCCCCGAAAGACCCGTCGACGCCGTCCTGCTCCCGGCACGTCATGTAGCCTGCGCTTGGAACAACTGTGCACTGTGCACTGTCGCTCATTTCAACTGTCTCGTCGGCAGCCAAGGCCATTTTGGCAAGTCAGTACAGGCCCCTTATTCTAGTCGAGATATATGAGGCACGGCGCGCCCTCCGCCGGAATTTGTTCCCTTCACTATCACTCCCTTCGACCTCTCCATCCATTCCTTCCTTGTCTCTCTCACCAGCGCACTGCCCGGCCGTAGTCGACTGCAACACGACGCTATTTAATCCCATCTCCGCCTGACGCCTCTGCACCGCTCTCACCTGGACGCTCGCCGACCACCACGCTCATTCCCACCCGCTGTTCTCCCTCCACCGGCATCACACACGCTCAGCTCGCCTGCAGCCTACGCCTCGTCTTCTCAGTCCATTGGTGAGTCTGGCTGTTGCATTGGCACTGCCAATCTGGACGTGAGGCCTGGAACCATTGGCTGACACAACAGCCAGACGACGCATccaccaacaccacaaccATGATTTCCAGAGAAAACGAATCCAACAACATGGGCCGTGGCGCATACGACACCACTGGCGCCCCCAAGCCCCCGCCACCGCCGAAATAAGAACCTTTCCACAAGGTTCCCCCCAAAACGGCTTCCATTTCTTCGACTCGCGCTCAGCAGCACTTGATCAATCACGCCAATTTCTGGTAGCGCGAGGCGAACAGATGGGGCTCCGTTGGGAGCAGAGGGAGGACAGGCTGCGCCTCGTAAGTGACAGGACCCTCCTTACCTCCATGGCGCCCGGACTAACCAACACCCAGCTGCAGCCCTACGCCAATCCCTCGCCGCAACAACAGCTACCATCATTGGCGCAACCCTTTACATTCTCGGGCCACAACGTTTTCCACTCGCCTTCCTTTGGGATTACGCTTTGATCTTTTTTTTCATCTAATATTCGCAACCGCTTCCCTTCGTCAGCAGCATAATACCCCTGCGTTTACCAGCCCCCGCCCTTCGTTAGCGACGACCCTTCGATCGGTCCTGGTTTCCCTTGCGTCCTTGCTCCGTTTAGCGACCACATCTCCTTATGGCAAAAGTTCTTTCATCGGCGTTCACTATAGATCGGGTCGGGCCCCCCAGGCATAGATACTAAAACGGGTgtctttttcttttctctttGGGACAAC
This genomic interval from Ascochyta rabiei chromosome 5, complete sequence contains the following:
- a CDS encoding ATPase-activating ribosome biosynthesis protein, which produces MRIETCYFCSSPVYPSKGITFVRNDAKAFRFCKSKCHKNFKMKRNPRKLAWTKSFRRAHGKEMTVDSTLAFAQRRNIPVRYNRDLVQTTLKAMSRVTEIRARRERAFYKARMRGNKQRQREEDRKLVEENQHLLPPSERFAAQALEEKDEVVDVAAVKAKVDKRRKEIEMDESELDSDLEETLPKQKSKKKLARKVGGGTEAMDVDA
- a CDS encoding mitochondrial import inner membrane translocase subunit TIM14; its protein translation is MSIWLWGLGLGAGAFFGRAALVAIRKNGVGGSALGRSFYKGGFEPKMTRREAALILEMPERGITKDLLRKKHRSLMLLNHPDRGGSPYLATKVNEAKEMLEKEVK